The Microbacterium luteum nucleotide sequence CGGCCATCTGCAACACGGCGTCCATCGCGGCGACCGCGGGCCTGCCGCAGCGCGCCCTGTACAGCGCGTCGAAGGGGGCGGTGGCCGCACTCACCCGCGCCATGGCCGCCGACCACCTGCGTGAGGGCATCCGCGTCAACGCGGTGAACCCCGGCACGGCCGACACCCCGTGGGTGGGACGCCTGCTCGCGAGCGCGCCGGATCCCGAGGCCGAGCGCGCCGCGCTGGAGGCGCGCCAGCCCCACGGGCGTCTCGTCTCCGCCGCCGAGGTCGCCGAGGCCGTGCACTACCTCGTCAGTCCGGGCGCCGGATCGACCACCGGCACCGCGATCGAGGTCGACGGGGGGATGGGCCCGCTGCGGCTGCGTCCGACGTCGTGACCGCGGGCGGCGGGGCGCGACCCGCACGGGATGCGCCCCGCCGCTCTCAGGCCGCCGCCGAAAGCCGGTAGGTGCGCTCGGCGGTCGACCAGAGGATGGCGTCCCGATCGCCGGGATCGAGTCGGGACGACCATTCCGTGACGAATCTCGCCCACCGTCCGTACGGCGTCGACACCGGCCAGTCCCCGCCGAACATCAGCCGCTCGGGCCCGAAGGCCTCCAGCGCCACGTCGAGATAGGGCCGCAGTCCCTCGGACGTCCACGGCCCGCGTGCTTCGGCCGGCAGACCGGAGATCTTCGCGACGGTGTTCTCCCGCGCGGCGAGCGCCGCGATGTCCCCCATCCACCGCGCGGCCGGGGCGGAGGAGAGATCGGGTTTGCCGAGGTGGTCGAGCACGATCGTCAGCTCCGGCACGGCGTCGGCCAGCGCGACGACATCGGCCAGCTGATCGTGTCGCACGCACGCGTCGAAGGTGAGCCCGGCCCGCGCGATCGCGTGCGCCCCGGCGAGGAACTCCGGCGAGAGCGCGAACCCGCGGTCTTCGCCCTGCAGCAGACGTCGGATGCCTCGCACGAGCGGTCGCTTGCAGAGACGCGCGAGCACGTCGTCCAGGTCGGAGGGGCGCTCGACCGGCGCGAAGGCGACGACACCGCGGATGTCGGCGACGCCCGCCCGCTCGACGACCCAGTCGACCTCGTCGACGGCCTGCTCCGGCGCGCAGTCGGCCTGCACGAAGACGAAGGCGCGCTCGGATACGGCGGGCGCATCCTGCAGCGCGGCGGTCAGTTCGGCGACGTCGTGCCGCGCGGCCAGGGGGCCCTCCAGCCACGCGTAGTGCAGGTGATCCGGATCCCAGAGGTGGAGATGACTGTCGAGGAGGCGCACATCGTCCATTGTGGCGCGGACCGCGGTCGGCGTCGTGGAGGATGTCTCGCCCTACGATGTCGACATGGCCCTGACCGACGACGCGATCGAGCGCATCAAGGCGATGATCGTCGACGGCGAGATCGCCCCGGGCGACCGCCTCCCGCCCGAAAAGGAGCTGTCCGAGCGCCTCGGGCTCTCCCGCAACTCGCTGCGGGAGGCGGTGAAGGCGCTCGAGGTCATGGGCGTGCTCGCCGTGCGGCGCGGCGACGGCACGTACGTCACCAGCCTCGAGCCAGGACTCCTCCTCGACGCGGTGTCCTTCCTCGCCGACCTCCACGACGACACCTCGCTGCTGGAGATCTTCCAGGTGCGCCGCATCCTCGAGTCGCACGCGACCGGACTCGCCGCCCGGCGCGCGACTCCCGCCGACGTCGAAGCCCTGACGGCCGAGGTCGACAAGGTCTCCGACGTGCAGGACATCGAGACGCTCGTCGACCACGACCTGCGCTTCCACCGCATGATCGTCGTGATCGGGGGCAATCGGTACCTCGCGAGCCTCGTCGACTCCCTCACCAGCCAGACGGTCCGTGCTCGCGTGTGGCGCGGCCTGACCGATGACGGCGCCGTCGCGCGCACCCTGGCCGAGCACCGCGCGATCGTCGACGCGATCGCCGAGGGCGACGTGGCTCTCGCGACCGCCGTGGCGACCGCACACGTGGCGGGCGTCGAGCGCTGGCTCCGGCGGGCGGGAGCGCACGGGGGCGAGTGACTGGACGGCACCTGTAATGACAGCTACACTCACCTGTAGTTACAGGACCGTCG carries:
- a CDS encoding SDR family NAD(P)-dependent oxidoreductase; this encodes MTGVLDGLVAVVTGGASGIGAAIAERLHASGAHVAVLDLDPTGADERFAAFTADVSDRASVDAAIAAVGERFGRIDIVVNNAGIGAQGDVAANDDDEWARVLSINVTGIARVSAAALPWLRRSPAAAICNTASIAATAGLPQRALYSASKGAVAALTRAMAADHLREGIRVNAVNPGTADTPWVGRLLASAPDPEAERAALEARQPHGRLVSAAEVAEAVHYLVSPGAGSTTGTAIEVDGGMGPLRLRPTS
- a CDS encoding amidohydrolase family protein is translated as MRLLDSHLHLWDPDHLHYAWLEGPLAARHDVAELTAALQDAPAVSERAFVFVQADCAPEQAVDEVDWVVERAGVADIRGVVAFAPVERPSDLDDVLARLCKRPLVRGIRRLLQGEDRGFALSPEFLAGAHAIARAGLTFDACVRHDQLADVVALADAVPELTIVLDHLGKPDLSSAPAARWMGDIAALAARENTVAKISGLPAEARGPWTSEGLRPYLDVALEAFGPERLMFGGDWPVSTPYGRWARFVTEWSSRLDPGDRDAILWSTAERTYRLSAAA
- a CDS encoding FadR/GntR family transcriptional regulator translates to MALTDDAIERIKAMIVDGEIAPGDRLPPEKELSERLGLSRNSLREAVKALEVMGVLAVRRGDGTYVTSLEPGLLLDAVSFLADLHDDTSLLEIFQVRRILESHATGLAARRATPADVEALTAEVDKVSDVQDIETLVDHDLRFHRMIVVIGGNRYLASLVDSLTSQTVRARVWRGLTDDGAVARTLAEHRAIVDAIAEGDVALATAVATAHVAGVERWLRRAGAHGGE